The following are encoded in a window of Drosophila simulans strain w501 chromosome 3L, Prin_Dsim_3.1, whole genome shotgun sequence genomic DNA:
- the LOC6737215 gene encoding lariat debranching enzyme, with protein sequence MKVAVEGCAHGELERIYDTIQGIEKDGGTKIDLLLCCGDFQSTRNLEDLQTMAVPKKYLDMCSFYKYYSGELVAPVLTIFIGGNHEASNYLQELPYGGWVAPNIYYLGYAGVVNVNGVRIAGISGIFKGHDFLRGHHEFPPYTESTCRSVYHVRQLEVFRLKQISGRVDIFLSHDWPTGIYEYGNKAQLLRKKPFFAADMESGKLGSQPLEELLKAVQPAYWFAAHLHCKFAALVPHNHSQKLGDAESSSSSSSEDEDEEKEKKAASVPPPSKSVPVTKFLALDKCLPRRAFLQVVEVPSDPIEGTPRLEYDAEWLAILHSTNHLISVKENYYYLPGKKAGEITERSNFTPTEEELEAVTAKFQKLQVPENFERTVPAFDPAEQSNYKHMFVDQPKVQLNPQSNTFCATLGIDDPLCLVLLANGQDLPSVGATECKDRETENSKQQAVEEDVSEPLVTPTKRKLNLSLPAPTTAAADTTDKNVIDLPEEEPEEPIKATEAPHVEEPASVPASPNVKKLKRRNQNIYQAQED encoded by the exons ATGAAAGTAGCTGTAGAAGGATGCGCACATGGCGAACTGGAACGAATATACGACACCATACAGGGCATCGAAAAGGATGGCGGCACCAAGATCGACTTGTTATTGTGCTGTGGCGATTTTCAGTCCACCCGGAATCTGGAGGATTTGCAGACGATGGCTGTACCAAAGAAGTACCTGGATATGTGCTCCTTTTACAA ATACTACAGTGGCGAGCTGGTAGCACCAGTGCTGACCATATTTATTGGCGGCAACCACGAGGCCTCTAATTACCTGCAGGAGCTCCCATACGGTGGATGGGTGGCTCCAAATATCTACTACCTTGGTTATGCCGGCGTCGTCAATGTAAACGGAGTTCGGATAGCTGGAATAAGCGGAATCTTTAAGGGTCACGACTTTTTGCGCGGCCATCATGAATTTCCTCCATATACCGAGTCCACGTGTCGCAGTGTCTACCATGTGCGGCAGCTAGAAGTCTTCAGGCTGAAACAAATTTCCGGTCGAGTTGATATTTTCCTGTCCCACGACTGGCCCACCGGCATCTATGAATATGGAAACAAGGCGCAACTGCTCCGCAAGAAACCCTTTTTTGCGGCAGACATGGAGAGCGGGAAGCTAGGTAGCCAGCCACTGGAGGAGTTACTGAAAGCGGTCCAACCGGCCTACTGGTTTGCTGCCCATTTGCATTGCAAGTTTGCCGCTTTGGTGCCCCACAATCACAGCCAGAAGCTAGGAGATGCTGAATCTTCCTCTTCCAGCAGCAGTGAAGATGAAGACgaggagaaggaaaagaaagCTGCTTCTGTACCTCCACCATCCAAATCTGTTCCCGTGACCAAGTTCCTGGCTCTCGACAAATGCCTGCCGCGTCGTGCATTCCTGCAAGTGGTAGAGGTACCCAGTGACCCTATCGAAGGCACTCCCCGCCTGGAATACGACGCAGAGTGGCTAGCCATCTTGCACAGTACAAATCACTTGATTTCTGTGAAGGAGAATTATTATTACCTGCCCGGCAAAAAGGCGGGAGAGATTACAGAGCGATCAAACTTTACGCCCACTGAAGAAGAACTAGAAGCAGTGACCGCAAAGTTTCAGAAACTTCAAGTCCCCGAGAACTTTGAGCGCACAGTGCCAGCTTTCGATCCCGCCGAGCAGTCTAATTATAAGCACATGTTTGTGGACCAACCCAAGGTTCAACTAAACCCCCAGAGCAATACGTTCTGTGCCACTCTGGGTATAGACGATCCGCTATGCTTAGTTTTGTTGGCGAATGGCCAAGATCTGCCTTCGGTGGGAGCTACCGAATGCAAGGATAGggaaacagaaaattctaagcAGCAGGCGGTGGAAGAAGACGTTTCTGAACCGTTGGTTACACCAACTAAAAGGAAACTTAACTTATCCCTGCCAGCACCtacaactgcagcagctgaTACCACCGATAAAAACGTGATAGACCTGCCCGAGGAGGAACCTGAAGAACCAATTAAAGCGACGGAAGCCCCTCATGTAGAGGAACCTGCATCAGTGCCCGCGAGTCCCAATGTGAAAAAACTGAAGCGACGCAATCAGAACATTTACCAAGCGCAAGAAGATTAA
- the LOC6737216 gene encoding 2-aminoethanethiol dioxygenase, with amino-acid sequence MTTHFSNVLRQAFKTFDRANHASFNANLQHLRQLTDELTYRDLHLREELFRNGGSHRAPCSYMHIFEDDRFSMSLFIVRGASTIPLHDHPMMFGLLRCIWGQLMVDSFSHQLGPDEPLTYDLHQTVVKVHVEEPILVTPASPCATLTPRKRNYHQIAQIGSGVAAFFDILSPPYDADMPTYGPRQCRFYRAKADGSQVQLHCIPSPDTYYCDVVDTPESVMQAAFQCADEVYADNASGTQ; translated from the coding sequence ATGACGACGCACTTCAGCAATGTACTGCGACAGGCATTCAAAACGTTCGACCGGGCAAATCACGCCAGCTTCAATGCGAATTTGCAGCACCTGCGTCAATTGACGGACGAGCTGACCTACCGGGATCTGCACCTCCGCGAGGAGCTCTTTCGCAACGGGGGAAGCCATCGGGCACCGTGCAGCTACATGCATATCTTCGAGGATGATCGCTTCTCCATGAGCCTGTTTATAGTGCGCGGTGCGAGCACTATTCCCTTGCACGATCACCCCATGATGTTCGGTCTGCTACGCTGCATCTGGGGTCAGCTAATGGTGGACAGCTTTTCGCACCAGTTGGGCCCGGATGAGCCGCTCACCTATGACCTTCATCAAACAGTGGTGAAGGTGCATGTCGAGGAACCCATATTGGTCACGCCGGCTAGTCCGTGTGCCACATTGACTCCTAGAAAGAGAAATTACCATCAGATTGCCCAAATTGGTAGCGGCGTCGCCGCTTTCTTCGACATTCTTAGTCCGCCATATGATGCGGATATGCCAACATATGGACCGCGACAGTGCCGCTTCTATCGCGCCAAGGCAGATGGCAGCCAGGTGCAGCTGCACTGCATCCCATCACCGGATACATACTATTGCGATGTTGTGGACACGCCCGAATCGGTAATGCAGGCCGCTTTTCAGTGCGCCGACGAGGTATATGCCGATAATGCCAGCGGGACACAGTGA
- the LOC6737217 gene encoding 39S ribosomal protein L36, mitochondrial, translating to MSLASRILQQGSRLWNGLSAARGFHLLTRRAAPASVSMQSSQLVAATTGICQTSGLLTPGSTLVQQVAGFKVKGRLKRRCKDCYIVVRQERGYVICPTHPRHKQMSMKKRDYKSWILTHATQSKERGY from the coding sequence ATGTCCCTGGCTAGTAGAATACTGCAACAAGGCTCCCGCTTGTGGAATGGTCTCAGTGCCGCGCGTGGTTTCCACCTTCTCACCCGGCGGGCTGCTCCTGCAAGTGTATCAATGCAAAGCTCGCAACTTGTGGCCGCCACAACTGGAATCTGTCAGACGTCGGGTCTGCTGACACCTGGCTCCACTTTGGTCCAGCAGGTGGCGGGATTCAAGGTCAAGGGCCGCCTGAAGCGACGCTGCAAGGACTGCTACATCGTGGTGCGCCAGGAGCGCGGTTATGTCATCTGCCCCACGCATCCACGCCACAAGCAGATGTCGATGAAGAAGCGCGACTACAAGTCGTGGATTCTGACGCACGCCACCCAGTCCAAGGAGCGCGGCTACTAG
- the LOC6737218 gene encoding SUMO-activating enzyme subunit 2: protein MAAAINGVFPATLQELVKKSKVLVVGAGGIGCEVLKNLVLSGFTDIEIIDLDTIDLSNLNRQFLFHREHVGKSKARVAKESALSFNPDAKITAYHDSVTSTDYGVNFFKKFDLVLSALDNRAARNHVNRMCLNADVPLIESGTAGYNGQVELIKRGLTQCYECTPKDKQRSFPGCTIRNTPSEPIHCIVWAKHLFNQLFGESLEDEDISPDAADPDAKEKDGADGNGEPKDDGKEKGEESKEEKEAKEDTANGNILRINTRQWAKDCNYDAGKLFNKFFNEDITYLLRMSNLWKTRKAPVPVQWDTLLPEGSSGDQKDVAKQHHKVWSIEECAQVFANSLKELSAAFLKLEGDDTLAWDKDDQPAMDFVAACANVRSHIFDIERKSRFEIKSMAGNIIPAIATTNAITAGISVMRAFKVLEAKWEQCKAVYARLRPNARNYFLVPDASLPGPNPNCHVCASDPAITLKIDTKRMRIKELRDEVLVKTLNMLNPDVTVQSNGSILISSEEGETESNEGKLLSELNIVDGVILKCDDFFQNYELSIIISHFDAERDENLFEVVADASQLKPKDEQPEVVKDKEDEPKSAKKRSANGEGDSKDDGPSTSKRSRPTEVVEEDDDDCLVIEEDEDQADVVVVATDKLSVQSPPKSGSKRKPSEVIEDEDITEILESSDDEPAGPTKCKRSRLDDPSSNPVAVISID from the exons ATGGCAGCAGCTATCAATGGTGTTTTCCCAGCCACATTGCAGGAGCTGGTAAAGAAGTCCAAGGTGCTGGTCGTGGGCGCCGGCGGAATCGGCTGCGAGGTGCTCAAAAACCTTGTGCTTAGCGGCTTTACAGACATCGAAATT ATCGATCTGGACACAATTGATCTGAGCAACTTGAACCGACAGTTCCTATTCCATCGCGAGCACGTTGGAAAATCTAAGGCACGGGTGGCCAAGGAAAGCGCACTGAGCTTCAATCCGGACGCTAAGATAACCGCTTACCACGACAGTGTAACATC TACTGATTATGGTGTCAACTTCTTTAAGAAGTTTGACTTGGTGCTCAGCGCCTTGGACAACAGGGCCGCCAGAAATCATGTAAATCGCATGTGTCTCAATGCGGATGTCCCGCTGATCGAGAGCGGCACCGCCGGCTACAATGGCCAGGTGGAACTGATCAAGCGTGGACTCACCCAGTGCTACGAGTGCACTCCAAAAGACAAACAGCGAAGCTTCCCGGGCTGCACCATACGCAATACGCCCTCCGAGCCGATTCACTGCATTGTCTGGGCCAAGCATCTCTTTAA TCAACTATTTGGGGAGTCCTTGGAAGATGAGGATATTTCTCCCGATGCTGCTGATCCCGATGCAAAAGAAAAGGACGGCGCCGATGGAAATGGCGAGCCCAAAGACGATGGGAAGGAAAAAGGCGAAGAGTCAAAAGAGGAAAAGGAGGCCAAGGAGGATACTGCCAACGGGAACATACTGCGCATCAATACTCGCCAATGGGCTAAGGACTGCAACTACGATGCAGGCAAGCTGTTCAACAAGTTCTTTAACGAGGACATTACCTATTTGTTGCGCATGTCGAATTTGTGGAAGACCCGCAAGGCCCCCGTGCCCGTGCAGTGGGATACCCTGCTGCCCGAAGGATCCTCCGGCGATCAGAAGGATGTGGCCAAGCAGCACCACAAGGTGTGGTCCATCGAGGAGTGCGCTCAGGTCTTTGCCAATTCATTGAAAGAGTTGAGCGCTGCCTTCCTGAAACTCGAAGGCGACGATACTCTGGCTTGGGACAAGGACGACCAGCCAGCCATGGATTTCGTGGCGGCTTGCGCCAACGTGCGATCCCACATTTTCGATATTGAGCGGAAGTCAAGGTTTGAGATTAAGTCGATGGCGGGAAACATTATTCCTGCTATTGCCACCACAAATGCGATTACTGCTGGCATTTCCGTGATGCGGGCTTTCAAAGTCCTGGAGGCCAAGTGGGAGCAGTGCAAGGCCGTCTATGCCCGACTTAGACCAAATGCGCGAAATTACTTCCTTGTGCCGGACGCTTCTCTTCCAGGCCCCAATCCCAATTGCCATGTATGCGCCAGCGATCCGGCCATTACTCTCAAGATCGATACGAAGCGCATGCGTATAAAGGAGCTGCGTGACGAGGTCCTGGTTAAGACGCTCAACATGTTGAATCCGGATGTGACTGTGCAGAGCAATGGCTCCATTCTAATCTCCTCAGAGGAGGGCGAGACCGAATCCAACGAGGGCAAGCTCTTGAGCGAATTAAACATTGTGGATGGTGTGATTCTCAAGTGCGACGACTTCTTCCAGAACTACGAGTTGAGTATTATTATTTCCCACTTCGATGCGGAGCGCGATGAAAACTTGTTCGAAGTCGTAGCAGATGCCTCGCAGCTGAAGCCAAAGGATGAGCAGCCGGAGGTCGTGAAAGACAAGGAGGATGAACCGAAATCGGCTAAGAAGCGTTCTGCCAACGGGGAAGGAGACTCAAAGGACGATGGACCTTCCACTTCGAAGCGCAGCCGGCCCACCGAAGTGGTTGAGGAAGATGACGATGACTGTCTGGTAATCGAGGAAGACGAAGAccaagcagacgttgttgtCGTGGCCACAGACAAGCTCTCTGTGCAGAGTCCGCCAAAATCGGGATCCAAGCGCAAGCCAAGTGAAGTAATCGAGGATGAGGATATCACCGAGATTTTGGAGTCGTCTGACGACGAACCCGCGGGACCAACCAAGTGCAAACGTTCCCGCCTGGACGACCCATCATCCAACCCCGTGGCAGTCATCAGTATCgattaa
- the LOC6737219 gene encoding phosphatidate cytidylyltransferase, photoreceptor-specific, with product MAEVRRRKGEDEPLEDTAISGSDAANKRNSAADSSDHVDSEEEKIPEEKFVDELAKNLPQGTDKTPEILDSALKDLPDRWKNWVIRGIFTWIMICGFALIIYGGPLALMITTLLVQVKCFQEIISIGYQVYRIHGLPWFRSLSWYFLLTSNYFFYGENLVDYFGVVINRVEYLKFLVTYHRFLSFALYIIGFVWFVLSLVKKYYIKQFSLFAWTHVSLLIVVTQSYLIIQNIFEGLIWFIVPVSMIVCNDVMAYVFGFFFGRTPLIKLSPKKTWEGFIGGGFATVLFGILFSYVLCNYQYFICPIQYSEELGRMTMSCVPSYLFTPQEYSLKLFGIGKTLNLYPFIWHSISLSLFSSIIGPFGGFFASGFKRAFKIKDFGDMIPGHGGIMDRFDCQFLMATFVNVYISSFIRTPSPAKLLTQIYNLKPDQQYQIYQSLKDNLGDMLT from the exons ATGGCCGAAGTGCGTCGCAGGAAGGGCGAGGATGAGCCACTGGAGGACACGGCCATCTCCGGATCCGACGCAGCCAATAAGCGCAACTCCGCCGCCGACTCCTCGGACCAT GTGGACTCAGAGGAAGAGAAGATTCCCGAGGAGAAGTTTGTCGACGAACTGGCCAAGAATCTGCCGCAGGGAACCGATAAAACGCCCGAGATTTTGGACTCGGCCCTCAAGGATCTGCCGGATAG ATGGAAGAATTGGGTGATTCGCGGAATCTTCACATGGATTATGATCTGCGGCTTCGCATTGATCATCTATGGTGGACCGCTGGCCTTGATGATCACG ACGTTGTTGGTGCAGGTGAAGTGCTTCCAGGAGATCATCTCGATCGGCTACCAGGTTTACCGAATTCATGGCTTGCCCTGGTTCCGAAGCCTTTCCTGGTATTTCCTGCTCACTTCAAATTATTTCTTTTACGGAGAGAATCTGGTAGACTACTTTGGCGTTGTAATTAATCGGGTG GAATATCTGAAGTTCCTGGTGACCTATCACCGGTTCCTTTCCTTCGCCCTGTACATCATCGGCTTCGTTTGGTTCGTGCTCTCACTGGTGAAGAAGTATTACATCAAACAATTTAGTCTGTTTGCCTGGACCCATGTATCCCTGCTGATTGTCGTCACCCAGAGTTACCTCATCATACAGAATATATTTGAGGGGCTCATTTGGTTCATCGTACCTGTTTCGATGATTGTGTGCAATGATGTCATGGCGTACGTGTTCGGTTTCTTCTTTGGGCGCACTCCCCTCATCAAGCTCAGCCCCAAGAAGACCTGGGAAGGCTTCATCGGGGGTGGCTTCGCCACCGTCCTCTTTGGCATTCTGTTCTCCTACGTGCTGTGCAACTACCAGTACTTTATCTGTCCCATACAGTACTCGGAGGAACTGGGACGCATGACAATGTCCTGTGTGCCAAGCTATTTGTTCACGCCCCAGGAATACAGTCTTAAATTG TTTGGCATTGGCAAGACTCTTAATCTTTACCCCTTTATCTGGCACTCGATCTCCCTGAGCCTGTTTAGTTCCATTATTGGACCATTTGGTGGCTTCTTTGCCTCTGGATTTAAGAGAGCTTTCAAAATTAAG GACTTTGGTGACATGATACCCGGACATGGCGGCATTATGGATCGTTTCGATTGTCAGTTTCTTATGGCGACCTTCGTTAACGTTTATATATCCAGCTTTATCAGAACTCCATCGCCGGCTAAGCTGCTGACACAGATTTACAACCTTAAGCCAGATCAACAATACCAAATTTATCAGTCGCTTAAGGACAACTTGGGCGACATGTTAACCTAA